A window from Kluyveromyces lactis strain NRRL Y-1140 chromosome E complete sequence encodes these proteins:
- a CDS encoding uncharacterized protein (conserved hypothetical protein), whose amino-acid sequence MSSDANKRLEDVSDKANVNSLSNQTSSLVGAATAGGRSMVYQLTSFYMRTPLKLFRPARFDYTHYIRVLLTGSDNTQSETKVRSSRYRFWNPKYTYYLENSSIGIVTKALNRYGWKVIPDRILPPLVANSLAGVVLYTTYLATLNNFPLRATDQAFQHNMFDFLRAGFLAGAAQAIVSAPIDAIYTRANIDELLSSAKKYDNLWLYSRDKIREIGLIGCFGGFGLSFIRESFGFALYFTTFEMIRGPIRQLMLDFIKNYRELKYTVQNTRLSDIFFDEDGNKIETKKPRLISPKEEMWYSRVFIFIGGVTAAFVLQSVQFPFLKLQKIHVSRLEAYDIYLKNLPSTSSTTIGNIPNTKIRIPKGSSRFHIYYNSYLDTFEHVFFFMKRSKRETIAWLYKGFTRNTLAIIPGTTAGLLLLDYMRSQLRSPEEYKRLQ is encoded by the coding sequence ATGTCTTCTGATGCCAACAAGAGATTGGAAGATGTTTCAGATAAAGCAAATGTCAATTCATTATCAAACCAAACCTCTTCTCTTGTGGGTGCTGCTACTGCTGGTGGAAGATCTATGGTGTATCAACTAACATCTTTTTACATGAGGACTCCGTTAAAATTGTTCAGACCAGCTAGATTTGACTATACTCATTACATTCGAGTACTTCTTACAGGTAGCGATAATACACAGTCCGAGACAAAAGTACGAAGTTCGAGGTATCGGTTTTGGAATCCAAAGTATACTTATTATTTGGAGAACTCTTCAATCGGAATCGTCACTAAAGCATTGAACAGATATGGTTGGAAAGTCATACCTGACAGAATTTTACCGCCATTAGTAGCCAATTCGCTGGCGGGAGTTGTGCTATACACTACTTATTTAGCCACTTTGAATAATTTTCCGTTGAGGGCTACAGATCAAGCTTTTCAACATAATATGTTTGATTTTTTAAGAGCAGGATTCCTTGCAGGTGCTGCACAAGCCATTGTCTCAGCTCCAATAGATGCCATTTATACAAGAGCAAACATTGATGAACTTTTATCCAGCGcaaaaaaatatgataatCTATGGCTTTATAGTCGTGATAAGATCAGAGAGATTGGTTTGATTGGCTGCTTTGGTGGGTTTGGATTATCATTCATAAGAGAATCCTTTGGCTTTGCATTGTATTTCACtacttttgaaatgatCAGAGGACCAATTCGCCAATTGATGTTAGATTTTATCAAGAATTATAGGGAACTAAAATATACGGTGCAGAACACAAGACTCTCGGATATAtttttcgatgaagatggtaaTAAGATTGAAACGAAGAAACCAAGGTTAATTTCTCCTAAAGAGGAAATGTGGTATTCAAGagttttcatttttattgGAGGTGTTACAGCAgcttttgttcttcaatcGGTGCAATTCCCGTTCCTAAAGCTACAGAAAATCCACGTCTCTAGACTTGAAGCGTACGATATTTATCTCAAAAATCTACCATCAACGTCTAGTACAACTATAGgaaatattccaaataCGAAAATAAGGATACCCAAAGGCAGTAGTAGGTTTCACATCTATTACAACTCATACTTGGATACATTCGAGCATGTGTTCTTTTTCATGAAGAGAAGTAAGAGAGAAACCATTGCTTGGTTATATAAAGGTTTTACTAGGAATACTTTGGCAATTATTCCTGGAACTACTGCCGGTCTTCTTTTGCTTGATTATATGAGGTCGCAACTGCGTTCTCCTGAGGAGTATAAACGActgcaatga
- the URA3 gene encoding orotidine-5'-phosphate decarboxylase (highly similar to uniprot|P03962 Saccharomyces cerevisiae YEL021W URA3 orotidine-5'-phosphate decarboxylase), with the protein MSTKSYTSRAETHASPVASKLLRLMDEKKTNLCASLDVRSTDELLKLVETLGPYICLLKTHVDILDDFSYEGTVVPLKALAEKYKFLIFEDRKFADIGNTVKLQYTSGVYRIAEWSDITNAHGVTGAGIVAGLKQGAQEVTKEPRGLLMLAELSSKGSLAHGEYTKGTVDIAKSDKDFVIGFIAQNDMGGREEGFDWLIMTPGVGLDDKGDALGQQYRTVDEVVSGGSDIIIVGRGLFAKGRDPKVEGERYRNAGWEAYQKRISAPH; encoded by the coding sequence ATGTCCACAAAATCATATACCAGTAGAGCTGAGACTCATGCAAGTCCGGTTGCATCGAAACTTTTACGTTTAAtggatgaaaagaagacCAATTTGTGTGCTTCTCTTGACGTTCGTTCGACTGATGAGCTATTGAAACTTGTTGAAACGTTGGGTCCATACATTTGCCTTTTGAAAACACACGTTGATATCTTGGATGATTTCAGTTATGAGGGTACTGTCGTTCCATTGAAAGCATTGGCAGAGAAATACAAGTTCTTGATATTTGAGGACAGAAAATTCGCCGATATCGGTAACACAGTCAAATTACAATATACATCGGGCGTTTACCGTATCGCAGAATGGTCTGATATCACCAACGCCCACGGGGTTACTGGTGCTGGTATTGTTGCTGGCTTGAAACAAGGTGCGCAAGAGGTCACCAAAGAACCAAGGGGATTATTGATGCTTGCTGAATTGTCTTCCAAGGGTTCTCTAGCACACGGTGAATATACTAAGGGTACCGTTGATATTGCAAAGAGTGATAAAGATTTCGTTATTGGGTTCATTGCTCAGAACGATATGGGaggaagagaagaaggGTTTGATTGGCTAATCATGACCCCAGGTGTAGGTTTAGACGACAAAGGCGATGCATTGGGTCAGCAGTACAGAACCGTCGACGAAGTTGTAAGTGGTGGATCAGATATCATCATTGTTGGCAGAGGACTTTTCGCCAAGGGTAGAGATCCTAAGGTTGAAGGTGAAAGATACAGAAATGCTGGATGGGAAGCGTACCAAAAGAGAATCAGCGCTCCCCATTAA
- the TIM9 gene encoding protein transporter TIM9 (highly similar to uniprot|O74700 Saccharomyces cerevisiae YEL020W-A TIM9 Mitochondrial intermembrane space protein mediating import and insertion of polytopic inner membrane proteins) — protein MDQLNGKEQQEFQKIVEQKQMKDFMRLYSNLVERCFSDCVNDFTSAKLTSKEQNCIMRCSEKFLKHSERVGQRFQEQNAAMNQTMGR, from the coding sequence ATGGATCAACTTAATGGTAAGGAACAACAAGAGTTCCAAAAAATCGTGGAACAAAAGCAAATGAAGGATTTCATGCGTCTATACTCCAACTTGGTCGAAAGATGTTTCAGCGACTGTGTCAACGACTTCACATCCGCTAAGCTTACTTCTAAGGAACAAAACTGTATAATGAGATGTTCagaaaagttcttgaaacaCAGTGAACGTGTGGGTCAACGTTTCCAAGAGCAAAATGCTGCCATGAATCAAACCATGGGTCGTTAA
- the ALF1 gene encoding Alf1p (similar to uniprot|Q754L8 Ashbya gossypii AFR054W AFR054Wp and weakly similar to YNL148C uniprot|P53904 Saccharomyces cerevisiae YNL148C ALF1 alpha-tubulin foldin protein implicated in folding of alpha tubulin cofactor B), giving the protein MSSDVEIISDLVNTQIFVKPGTSWDHLGQRLNELTGVDVQDMKLVINGNAQNSKYLKDLKDQKVEKIQSIKVIDTNENSLASQLKNDLLHANSDDVSFRYTMDDYENRRDSVLQWKKDNKLGKFNPEYRSKMEEQLQLNIDKAELLQKHVGERCRVLSNEETTTDSTKVPERRGWLRYVGKVQEISNTDVWCGIEFDEPDGKNNGTFQGTKYFGPVKKNYGGFVRPAVVEVGPQFTPLADDELMLTDDEL; this is encoded by the coding sequence ATGTCATCTGACGTGGAAATTATATCCGATTTGGTTAACACTCAGATCTTTGTGAAACCTGGTACATCATGGGACCATCTGGGCCAAAGATTGAACGAATTGACCGGTGTTGATGTTCAAGACATGAAATTGGTGATAAATGGCAATGCACAGAACAGCaagtatttgaaagatctCAAAGACCAGAAAGTAGAGAAAATCCAGTCCATAAAAGTGATAGACACCAACGAAAACAGTTTAGCAAgccaattgaaaaatgattTGCTACATGCTAATAGCGATGACGTTTCGTTCCGATACACCATGGACGATTATGAGAACAGAAGGGATTCTGTATTACAATGGAAAAAAGATAACAAGTTAGGGAAATTTAATCCTGAATACCGCTCTAAGATGGAAGAACAACTACAACTGAATATCGATAAGGCAGAACTATTACAAAAACACGTTGGAGAAAGATGCAGAGTACTGTCCAACGAGGAAACAACGACCGATTCCACCAAGGTCCCCGAAAGAAGAGGATGGTTACGATACGTGGGAAAAGTTCAAGAGATCAGTAATACAGATGTATGGTGTGGAATTGAATTTGACGAACCTGACGGTAAGAACAATGGTACATTCCAAGGAACGAAGTATTTCGGACCAGTAAAAAAGAATTACGGCGGGTTTGTGAGACCTGCCGTTGTTGAAGTAGGTCCTCAATTCACGCCATTAGCTGACGATGAATTGATGCTCACAGATGATGAGTTATAG
- the LSM7 gene encoding Sm-like protein LSM7 (highly similar to uniprot|P53905 Saccharomyces cerevisiae YNL147W LSM7 Component of small nuclear ribonucleoprotein complexes involved in RNA processing splicing and decay), whose product MSEARQSQQPRQEQKKKFEGPKRESIINLAQYKDTEVRVKFIGGRLVTGILKGYDELMNLVLDETVEYARDPEDETIIHKDQAKKIGLVVIRGTALLSLCSLEGAEIINT is encoded by the exons ATGAGCGAAGCA AGGCAATCACAACAACCGAGACAAgagcagaagaagaagttcgAAGGCCCAAAGCGTGAGTCTATCATAAATCTTGCACAATATAAGGACACAGAAGTACGTGTCAAGTTCATAGGGGGAAGACTGGTCACTGGAATCCTAAAGGGTTATGACGAGCTAATGAACTTGGTTCTTGACGAAACCGTCGAATATGCAAGAGACccagaagatgaaaccATCATCCACAAGGACCAAGCCAAAAAAATTGGTTTGGTCGTCATAAGAGGAACAGCTCTACTTTCGCTATGTTCCCTCGAAGGTGCTGAGATCATCAATACCTAG
- the FUR1 gene encoding uracil phosphoribosyltransferase (highly similar to uniprot|P18562 Saccharomyces cerevisiae YHR128W FUR1 Uracil phosphoribosyltransferase synthesizes UMP from uracil involved in the pyrimidine salvage pathway): MSSTQPFPNVHLLAQSKQLLGLYTIIRDSLTKRSDFIFYSDRIIRLLVEEGLNHLPVTPKTITTDTNQKFEGCSFLGKICGVSIVRAGESMEQGLRDCCRSVRIGKILIQRDEETAMPKLFYEKLPEDIADRYVFLLDPMLATGGSAIMATEVLIQRGVLPERIFFLNLICSKEGIDNYHAKFPNVRIVTGAIDAGLDENKYLMPGLGDFGDRYYCI; the protein is encoded by the coding sequence atgAGTTCTACACAACCATTTCCTAATGTCCATCTATTGGCACAATCGAAGCAGTTGCTTGGCTTGTACACTATCATCAGAGATAGCCTTACTAAGAGATCTGATTTCATATTTTACTCTGATAGAATCATCAGGTTGTTGGTCGAAGAAGGTTTGAACCATTTGCCAGTAACTCCAAAGACTATTACCACTGACACAAACCAGAAATTCGAAGGTTGTTCCTTCCTAGGTAAGATTTGCGGTGTTTCTATTGTAAGAGCAGGTGAATCCATGGAACAAGGTTTGAGAGACTGTTGCAGATCGGTTCGTATTGGTaagattttgattcaaagagatGAGGAAACTGCTATGCCAAAGTTGTTTTATGAAAAACTACCTGAAGATATCGCTGATAGATACgttttcttgttggatCCGATGTTAGCTACTGGTGGTTCTGCTATCATGGCTACCGAAGTGTTGATTCAAAGAGGTGTGTTGCCAGaaagaatcttcttcttgaacttAATCTGTTCCAAGGAAGGTATCGATAACTACCATGCTAAATTCCCAAATGTCAGAATCGTTACCGGTGCTATAGATGCAGGTTTGGACGAAAACAAATATTTAATGCCAGGTTTGGGTGATTTCGGTGACAGATACTACTGCATCTAA
- the ARP1 gene encoding actin-related protein 1 (similar to uniprot|P38696 Saccharomyces cerevisiae YHR129C ARP1 Actin-related protein of the dynactin complex required for spindle orientation and nuclear migration putative ortholog of mammalian centractin) has translation MDSKDEILFNQPIVLDNGSGLIKAGFGGEDKPKCYEHSLVGIPKYSKVMAGRFDGNTFVGNQAQEIRGLLKLRHPLEHGVVTDWNALEQLWGHVFEKGLQLSSLQDHPVLVTEAPLNPKKNREQMCELLFETFSVPAVYVSIQAVLSLYASGRTTGCVLDSGDGCSHAVPVYDGYTLPSAIRRIDIAGRDISELLQVLIRKSTGVSLLSSSEREIVRIIKEKACYIALDPKEEEKNYTMHGKQTMFRLPDGKQIELDNEKFRAPEILFNPQLIGSEFQSLPEILYESIQKVDLDLRTSLFSNIVFSGGTTMIPGFGDRVLKELKLSCEPQTKIKIFAPPERKYSTWIGGSILSGLSTFKKIWVTKKEWEENPRCVHARFL, from the coding sequence ATGGATTCCAAAGATGAGATATTGTTCAATCAACCTATAGTTCTAGACAATGGGTCTGGGCTAATAAAGGCGGGGTTTGGAGGTGAAGATAAACCTAAATGTTATGAACATTCTTTGGTGGGGATACCTAAATATAGTAAAGTTATGGCTGGAAGATTCGATGGGAATACTTTCGTTGGAAACCAAGCACAGGAAATACGGGGTCTTTTGAAGCTACGCCATCCTTTAGAACATGGCGTTGTGACAGATTGGAATGCATTGGAGCAGCTATGGGGGCATGTTTTCGAAAAAGGATTACAGCTGAGCAGTTTGCAAGATCATCCGGTGTTGGTCACTGAGGCACCATTGAATCCCAAAAAGAATAGAGAACAGATGTGCGAGTTATTATTCGAAACTTTTAGTGTACCTGCGGTATATGTATCGATTCAGGCAGTGCTTTCGCTATACGCCAGTGGGCGAACAACAGGATGCGTATTGGATTCCGGTGATGGTTGTTCACACGCAGTTCCAGTTTACGATGGTTACACATTACCATCAGCTATACGAAGGATTGATATAGCTGGTCGTGATATATCAGAACTTTTGCAAGTTCTTATACGAAAGTCCACTGGGGTTTCCTTGCTTTCGAGTAGCGAAAGAGAGATCGTTCGAATCATCAAAGAGAAAGCGTGCTATATAGCATTGGATCcgaaagaagaagagaaaaactACACAATGCACGGAAAACAAACAATGTTCAGACTGCCAGATGGGAAACAGATTGAACTTGATAATGAGAAATTCAGAGCGCCAGAGATTTTATTCAATCCTCAGTTAATCGGTTCAGAATTCCAAAGCTTGCCAGAAATACTATACGAAAGTATACAAAAAGTAGATCTAGATTTACGAACATCACTATTTTCTAATATAGTATTCAGCGGTGGTACTACAATGATACCAGGTTTTGGTGATAGAGTTCTAAAGGAGTTGAAGTTAAGTTGCGAACCGCAGACAAAAATCAAGATATTCGCACCAccagaaagaaaatatagCACATGGATTGGAGGATCGATACTCTCTGGATTATCAACGTTCAAAAAGATATGGGTGACAAAAAAGGAGTGGGAAGAAAATCCAAGATGCGTACACGCCAGATTCCTATGA
- a CDS encoding uncharacterized protein (conserved hypothetical protein) produces MSLMSSKRTLKEILDSEYVEDSDDENSKSSGEEDEAVEPAQQQINPDYCNECQDMKIEMKCNDCEEQFCVTCFDMLHRGGKRKSHGFVKLNDEEDHGKNDTPTEEAEQKKLQDMNNASDEKEAESSNVHIPNTGIDDKLLAQLYKHSQYIPLRLTHEERHLLRLLEAALEVSEYTDRVDILSYQSKSKRILEQLREMCSVLCGLVIASNLKIGKRLLELKNFSDNAEWFKDIFEIGRRYKIMNPDRMRTTFGKLCYMVMDSRLPDIEDHMEFHLFKPIKTVHTFLGKSEDHGRALAVFQDKLILYATADISPTGKTRAEIQRMIKQKEAATEKLASKYSTSVYSKEDIRQVLYSISDYNAYVNSNRRPIMRLLERLEVFRDPAIKQRYSLGIQYGRNGARLTHDHERQWHYAQQSLMLWSVIQREMVHLWYIADQDLFNGSSYRLTSTGQGLNRIKSCPALYKEMHNILNECRLKCESWVGSSVVHLGDDAVPNALFFLDKYTQIPNILIPFDQTLLQINDLVKNDANLEDYIVKEYGSVNDLKLTILQDAFAHMFDGSGADNFYMSGSCIDGRLTSAWNHTNQISKKKYYNIFLMTRFIGFNGNQGF; encoded by the coding sequence ATGTCGCTGATGTCATCAAAGCGTACGTTAAAGGAAATTCTTGATTCCGAATACGTCGAGGACagtgatgatgagaatTCGAAATCAagtggagaagaagatgaagcagTAGAACCTGCTCAGCAGCAGATTAATCCTGACTACTGCAATGAATGTCAGGATATGAAGATCGAGATGAAGTGTAACGATTGTGAAGAACAGTTCTGTGTTACATGTTTCGATATGCTCCACCGTGGTggtaaaagaaaaagccaTGGATTCGTCAAGTtaaatgatgaagaggacCATGGTAAGAATGATACTCCTACAGAGGAAGCGGAACAGAAGAAACTGCAAGATATGAACAACGCTTCGGATGagaaagaagcagaaaGTTCCAACGTCCACATCCCAAATACCGGGATTGATGATAAACTCCTAGCACAGTTGTATAAACATTCACAGTACATTCCTCTGAGATTAACACATGAAGAGAGGCATTTATTGAGATTGTTAGAAGCTGCTTTGGAAGTGTCAGAATATACTGATCGTGTTGATATCTTGTCATACCagtcaaaatcaaagagaaTACTCGAGCAATTAAGAGAAATGTGTTCCGTGTTATGCGGCTTAGTGATCGCatccaatttgaaaatcGGTAAGAGATTGTTGGAGTTGAAGAACTTTAGTGATAATGCAGAATGGTTCAAAGACATATTCGAAATTGGAAGACGTTATAAAATTATGAATCCTGACAGAATGAGAACTACATTCGGTAAGTTATGCTACATGGTAATGGACTCCAGATTACCTGACATTGAGGATCATATGGAGTTCCATCTCTTCAAACCAATAAAAACAGTCCATACTTTCCTCGGGAAAAGTGAGGATCATGGGAGAGCTCTTGCTGTTTTCCAAGATAAGTTAATTCTTTACGCTACCGCAGATATTAGTCCTACAGGTAAAACCAGGGCCGAGATCCAAAGAATGATCAAGCAAAAAGAGGCTGCTACTGAAAAATTAGCTTCTAAATACAGTACCTCTGTCTATTCGAAGGAAGACATCCGTCAAGTTCTATATTCTATTAGTGATTACAACGCATACGTCAACTCTAATAGAAGGCCAATTATGAGATTACTTGAAAGACTTGAGGTATTCCGTGATCCAGCTATCAAACAAAGGTACTCGTTAGGTATCCAGTATGGTAGAAATGGAGCCAGATTAACTCATGATCACGAAAGACAGTGGCATTATGCACAGCAGTCGTTGATGTTGTGGTCGGtaattcaaagagaaatggTACATTTATGGTATATTGCTGACCAGGATCTGTTCAATGGCTCATCTTACAGATTGACGTCTACAGGCCAGGGTTTAAACCGTATCAAATCCTGTCCTGCTCTTTATAAAGAAATGCATAACATTTTAAATGAGTGCAGATTGAAATGTGAGTCCTGGGTTGGCTCCTCGGTTGTACATCTTGGAGATGACGCAGTGCCTAATGCATTGTTTTTCCTTGATAAATATACCCAAATTCCAAATATATTGATCCCATTCGATCAAACGCTACTACAGATCAACGATCTTGTGAAGAATGACGCCAACTTGGAAGATTACATTGTAAAAGAATACGGCTCGGTAAACGACCTGAAATTAACAATTTTACAGGACGCGTTTGCTCACATGTTTGACGGTTCTGGTGCTGATAACTTCTACATGAGTGGTTCCTGCATTGATGGTAGATTAACGTCTGCTTGGAATCACACAAACCAGAtttccaagaagaaatactaTAATATCTTCTTGATGACAAGATTTATCGGTTTTAACGGAAACCAAGGATTCTAA
- a CDS encoding uncharacterized protein (similar to uniprot|P38835 Saccharomyces cerevisiae YHR131C Hypothetical ORF), whose product MSSVSVPLRPSHGQWSSSPNSTCIPSCKKESGMKRMNHVKSLSSDTSSDNTGEDISLLDCHCTSLGASDISLTTNSGSVQEFTGTNTSSSTPSTTQTAKKKLNNVKSTSRVVPRPKPNYEKSLEYFQWVDNAPRRPPSYKSVNSNRRITYPIYETLDDNVLPGYSPAVKAITVISLKQEWLNPYELSSSRAWKNFIMEINSTQLNFYHIHESLTSNIKNYYGGPTNFPNDLNSSKQSTRFLPSLHSKSTYQFNRSDQQWITKMIQSNEKKYLSNDMLFKSFSLQYGKFGIPTDYTKKTFVLRLRCELQQFLINFAHVDDMIDWSVSLSIGIDVSLDLAYREMPTYRTVPRRRRRGHRRRRRRNKSNGGTSLGLQRMLQVGTGQSSRAQSPMESRRLSASSIGARAEAHVRPVLASTRSTGFVLEALTNRPKEADSSRSIKTISAKPTYQRRSSESSIKGIKSKLATMFHHGKKPVQTHKRQGSVASALNCVIEDDDDSDIDPLTDTNPKSNIDDKNKDSPITPLKRVAGKPLFSTSAGNTPEKRLGSIASTELEFSKQTELPSQQTPEFDKGDLGSIPIIPHLDEDFSTENDLSAQTGYQNAICSRLELNELQTILNEHNEEDSEEQDQDQEEEEEEEEEEEDEDDGTETAASSNELPTRHARSAASSIYHEEGIFHDSDDDYIYVPTEIHRRRTSSITSNLSNTPYGGDEMKWNPPRKEITRRRYIRDSLRCIKPLGFDESWVNKIALAPSMGPKYETNNPPVSGFISNSDLSSKNKFSLKKLYNTQPALLLSRCKNHYLTPYIITPSGLVRAIPKE is encoded by the coding sequence ATGAGTTCAGTTAGCGTGCCACTACGTCCGTCGCACGGCCAATGGAGCTCATCACCAAATAGCACTTGTATACCGAGTTGCAAGAAAGAATCAGGTATGAAAAGGATGAATCACGTGAAGTCGTTATCTTCTGATACATCTTCTGATAACACTGGAGAAGATATATCTTTGTTGGATTGCCATTGTACTTCCCTCGGAGCAAGTGATATCTCATTAACAACAAATTCGGGATCCGTTCAGGAATTTACCGGTACGAATACCTCGTCTTCCACTCCATCGACGACTCAAACAGCGAAAAAAAAGCTAAATAACGTTAAAAGTACTTCTCGTGTTGTACCGAGGCCCAAGCCTAACTATGAAAAAAGTTTGGAATATTTCCAGTGGGTAGACAATGCTCCAAGACGTCCACCATCTTATAAGTCAGTTAATTCAAACAGGAGAATCACCTATCCAATTTATGAAACTCTTGATGATAATGTATTGCCTGGTTACTCTCCTGCAGTTAAAGCAATCACTGTGATTTCACTGAAACAAGAATGGCTTAACCCATACGAATTGTCTTCATCTAGGGCCTGGAAGAATTTTATCATGGAGATTAATTCTACTCAACTAAATTTTTACCATATCCATGAGTCACTAACAAGTAATATCAAGAATTATTACGGGGGGCCTACAAATTTCCCtaatgatttgaattcttccaagCAATCCACAAGATTTTTGCCTTCTTTACACTCAAAGAGCACCTATCAGTTCAATAGGTCAGACCAGCAATGGATAACCaaaatgattcaaagcaatgaaaaaaagtaCTTGTCTAATGACATgcttttcaaatctttcagTTTGCAATACGGAAAGTTTGGCATACCCACAGATTACACTAAGAAGACCTTTGTGCTCAGGTTAAGATGTGAATTACAacaatttttgataaattttgCACACGTCGATGATATGATAGATTGGAGCGTTTCCCTTTCAATTGGTATAGATGTTTCGTTGGATTTGGCTTATAGAGAAATGCCTACATATCGGACCGTcccaagaagaagacgtCGTGGTCATCGcaggagaagaagaagaaataaatctAATGGAGGTACCTCACTTGGTTTGCAACGGATGCTTCAAGTGGGGACCGGACAATCATCCAGGGCACAATCTCCAATGGAAAGCAGACGCCTGTCCGCCTCATCAATCGGAGCTCGAGCGGAAGCCCATGTAAGACCGGTTTTAGCCTCCACTAGAAGTACTGGGTTTGTGTTAGAAGCGCTAACAAACCGACCAAAGGAGGCAGATTCTTCCCGTTCTATCAAAACAATCTCAGCCAAACCCACTTaccaaagaagatcaagtGAATCTTCCATCAAAggaatcaaatcaaaactGGCTACCATGTTCCATCACGGAAAGAAGCCTGTTCAAACTCATAAGAGACAAGGAAGCGTTGCAAGCGCGTTAAATTGCGTGATagaagacgatgatgatTCTGACATTGACCCTCTTACTGATACCAATCCGAAATCGAACATTGACGATAAGAATAAAGACTCTCCTATAACTCCGCTTAAAAGAGTCGCAGGTAAGCCTCTCTTCTCCACTTCTGCTGGTAATACACCAGAGAAGCGCTTGGGATCTATTGCTTCTACGGAATTGGAATTCTCAAAACAGACAGAACTCCCTTCACAACAAACACctgaatttgataaagGCGATCTGGGATCAATTCCCATTATTCCACAtttggatgaagatttcTCGACTGAGAACGACCTCTCAGCACAAACTGGTTATCAAAATGCTATATGTTCTCGTCTTGAGCTCAATGAGCTACAAACTATTCTTAACGAACATAACGAAGAGGATAGCGAGGAACAGGATCAAGAccaggaagaagaggaagaagaggaagaagaagaggaagatgaagacgacGGTACTGAAACTGCTGCTAGCTCTAACGAGCTTCCTACAAGACATGCACGTTCAGCAGCTTCCTCCATTTATCATGAAGAGGGGATTTTCCATGACAGCGATGATGACTATATATACGTTCCAACTGAAATCCATCGCCGGAGAACATCTTCAATCACTAGTAATTTGTCAAATACTCCTTACGGAGGcgatgaaatgaaatggaATCCGCCTCGAAAGGAAATTACTCGCAGACGGTACATTCGCGATTCCTTACGTTGCATTAAACCTTTAGGATTTGATGAATCGTGGGTCAACAAAATCGCATTAGCGCCCTCCATGGGACCAAAATATGAAACCAATAACCCACCAGTATCTGGGtttatatcaaattctGATTTATCATCTAAGAACAAGTTTTCTCTCAAAAAACTATACAATACTCAACCCGCATTGCTGTTAAGCAGATGTAAAAACCATTACTTGACACCATACATCATTACTCCTTCAGGACTTGTACGAGCCATTCCTAAGGAGTGA